CTCTTGCTCATCACGTTCGGCGTGTCGGTCAGCCAAAAGATCCCGCCGTCGACGAGGGTAAAGCGAGACGCGTTATAGAAGATCGGGCAAGCCTCGCTCTTCGCGCCTTTTTTATCGCGATATCCGATGACGCTTTCATACCCTTCCAAACGATCTTTCAAAAACTCGTATTGCTCGGGTTGCGCTTCCTGAACGCCGAGGATATCCGGGGAAACCTCGGCGATATTCTTCAAATAGAATTCGGCGCGCTTCCACCAGCGGTGATTGCCGAGATCTTCTTTTTTGAACACGATGAAAGGTTCTTTCCTGCGAATATTCGCGCTCATAAAGACGATCGAGCCGTCCGACGGACGTTCGGGCGCTTTGACGGTCTCCGCGATCGACTTATAGGAATAATACCCCGTCGCGCCGAGCGCCGCCATGCAGCCTACGATACAAACGATCAAAACGCATAAAACGATGATAATAGCGGTTTTCACGATAAAATCCTCCAAACGATTCCATTATACCCCTCTCCCCGCTTTCTGTCAACAGGCACCGATCGAGCGCGGCGCGGAGAGAAAATCGGAGAATTATTTGCCGAGGATGATCGTGCTTGCGCTGTCGTCTCCGACGTAGGTTTCGGGCAAGATTCCGTTCCAAGCCGTCGTGTAATAATACTTGATCAAATTCGCGCTTCCGACGGCGAGTTCTTCCGCCGTGACTTTCGTGCCGTCCGGTTTATAGAGTTCGTTGATCCCCGAAGTCTCGTTCGTAACGACCGTCCAACCGTTGATACTCGCAAGCCTTTGCATCGCGATCGACGCTTCTTTCTTTCCCTGATACTCGGCGCTGTCCGCCCCGATCTGCGCGACTTCCATATCCGCCTGCGCTTGGATCTGCGCGACTTCCGCGTCCGCCGTAGCTTTGATCTTCGCGCGCTCCGCCTGTTGCTGCTCCTCGATCGTCTTCTGCTCTTGCTCGGTGACGGCTTTCAGCTTATTCTGGACCGCGACTTGCTTTTCTTCGACGGCGTTCGTAAAGTTGCTCGCGAAATCGAGGTCTTCGATCGAAGTCCCGACGAGTTCGATATTATAGGGGACGAGCGCGGCGCGAAGCGCGACCTCGATCTCGCCCGCGAGCTGATCGCGGTTTCCGACGAGGGTCTCCGCCGTGTACTGCGCGACGACGGTTTTGACCGACTTCGCGACGTTCGGCGAGATGACGTTTTCATAGTAGTCTTTGCCGATCGTCTTATAGATCGTCTGCGCGTTCTGCTTGGAGATCTGATAGTTCAAAGTGTATCTGCACTTGACCTCTTGGATGTCCGACGAGAAGCATTCCATATCCACCGTGCGCTTTTGAATGCGGTTATCCATTTCCACGACCGTGATCCAAGGCGCTTTGCCGTGCAAACCGCTGTCCAGCGTGTATTCCTGAACCTGACCGAACTTCGTCGCGACGCCGGTATGCCCCGTGCTGACCGTGGTCGTGCAAGCCACGACGATGAGGATCGCGAAAAGGACGACGCCCACGCCGTACGCGATCGGTGCAAACTTACGATAGGGATAGACGTGATCGGCTCCGGAGCCGCTCGCTCTGACCACTCTTTTGGTAGAGAAGATCATCATCGTTCCGACCGCGCCGCCCACGATCAAAAAAATCAAACCGAAAATAAATGCAACCATAGTAACCTCCGAATGCTTTCTCCGTGTTTCGAGAAAGCGC
This genomic window from Clostridia bacterium contains:
- a CDS encoding endonuclease/exonuclease/phosphatase family protein — encoded protein: MKTAIIIVLCVLIVCIVGCMAALGATGYYSYKSIAETVKAPERPSDGSIVFMSANIRRKEPFIVFKKEDLGNHRWWKRAEFYLKNIAEVSPDILGVQEAQPEQYEFLKDRLEGYESVIGYRDKKGAKSEACPIFYNASRFTLVDGGIFWLTDTPNVMSKREGSIQYRIATFAKLKENATGLVIAVYNAHPDWTPLDARKEEIKVLAAHAQASDADKVVVLGDLNSDKTTEDGSDSLAALEAFLKDSTTFPGMSNYGITYQGYGLKEGEWLDYIYLSDSATVLSVGKVDKIYDGVYPSDHFPIYAKVKF
- a CDS encoding prohibitin family protein, which produces MVAFIFGLIFLIVGGAVGTMMIFSTKRVVRASGSGADHVYPYRKFAPIAYGVGVVLFAILIVVACTTTVSTGHTGVATKFGQVQEYTLDSGLHGKAPWITVVEMDNRIQKRTVDMECFSSDIQEVKCRYTLNYQISKQNAQTIYKTIGKDYYENVISPNVAKSVKTVVAQYTAETLVGNRDQLAGEIEVALRAALVPYNIELVGTSIEDLDFASNFTNAVEEKQVAVQNKLKAVTEQEQKTIEEQQQAERAKIKATADAEVAQIQAQADMEVAQIGADSAEYQGKKEASIAMQRLASINGWTVVTNETSGINELYKPDGTKVTAEELAVGSANLIKYYYTTAWNGILPETYVGDDSASTIILGK